CTCTCCCTGCGAAAGGGGGGCACGGCTCACGTGGTCCAAATGCGCCTCGGGCCACAGTCTTTCGGACCGTCCTCACAGGGCCAGTAGGGTGGGCGAGTTGAGGGAGTCGGACGATTGatcgccgctgctgctgctgcggcggtGGGCCTTGGAGCACGACTCGGAGGAGGGCGACGGGCTGTCGGGCTCCAGCATGCTCGGGTAGGTGAAGATGAGGTTGGGGGCGTTGGCTGCGGCGGCCGGGGTGGACGCCGCCACTACCGGCGTGTTGAGGCTGTCGGCGTCCGTACAGTACATCCCGCCCAGGCAGATGGGCTTGATGACGGAATGCTGCGCTTTGCCCGCCGCTTCTTGCACGTCGTCCGGCTCTTGCTTCACCACCACGTGGTTGACGTGGGCTCGGGCCACCATGTTGGGGCGCATGGTCAAGGGCAGGGGGGCGcactgctggtgctgctgatGGTGGTGCGCCGGAGCCAGTTGGCGATCTTCCGTGGGCAGCTTGCACACGGGGTTGTGGGCCACCAGCATGAACTCCAGCTTGTCCTTCTCCTTCTGGAGGCTTTCGATCTCTTTCTGCAGGTCGGCTTTCTCCTCCTCTAGTTTCTCGGTCTCCTGATCGGACAGAAATGAAAGATCgggtgaacacacacacaaacatttatttactttggaaaataaaaatcggCATTCTTACTCTTCCTTTGCCTGTATAAATAAAACGGATGTCTTTTTCTGTAGTTACGTAGAAGTAATTACACAAGTCTGCCAAAAGAGAGCAGTGTTGCTTTGATTACTTCAACTAATAATTTGCGGTGTTTAGTTTATGTCCtcctttgtgtgcgtgcgtgcgtgggtgtgcgtgtgcgtgagtctgcgtgtgtgtgcgtgcgtgcgtgtgtcagaCGCAATTCATCAGGAAAGTGAGACAGACAGGCAAGATAAGGTGACATGCTGTCTGAGAACTTTGACTCACGGGCAAAGGTATGAGGAAGTGGCACACAAAGAGGAGGTGTGCGTTTCGACAAGACAACTGCGTGACTCGGAACCGACATTCCCTTATTTGGAAGTCCAAAAAATGGCCAATCCCCattgtgttgctgttttgTGCAAGCGGCTCACAGCATTTGTGAGTTCTCGGGAGATGTTTCGGATCTGCTGCATTCGCAGGGCCAGCTGCCTATGGCGCATTCCATTCCTGAGACTTTTGGAAGTCTCAACAAGCTTGAGCTCTGTCAAAATTGATCTCATTGAAGTTCATTTTCTTAGTGAGGGCCACGTGTCTGACAACAGCCGCCGAGGAGAAAGCTTCTGTTCTTGTGTCGGCTTTTTATGCAGTGACCaaggtgtgtgggggggggggtgaaaccAGTCATGCCAGGTTGCACGAGAGGTGTGGAgtacattcattcatcaaaCGATTGTACTGCTGCCAGGCTCTTTAGGcctttcatcatcatcatcctttCAGCATCAACACTCAGAGCTATTTACATGGTCTTTCCCATCATCATCTTAAAAGGCAAGCTCCTGCCACGCAGATCTCCAAACTATTTACACTgacaaatttgaatattgtcaCAGTTTTGCAGACTGCCTGTTTGCATTTTGCTCCTAAAATTTATAATCCAATCGAGCTGTGCGACCGATAAACCTCCGACCTTTCATTATTAttcttgaatttattttttggttgcTCTGTACTTGAGCCCAATTATGAGTGAAAACTCGTGAATATTTACGTTGcaaatcaaatacaaaataacacTCCATTTtcgtcacacaaaaaaaccctGCTCTCT
Above is a genomic segment from Syngnathus acus chromosome 22, fSynAcu1.2, whole genome shotgun sequence containing:
- the fosl2 gene encoding fos-related antigen 2 isoform X1; this encodes MYQDYSGNYDTSSRGSSTSPAQPESFTSGSSTIGSPISTSTYQKYRVDMPGSNSAFIPTINAITTSQDLQWMVQPTVITSMSNPYSRSHPYSHHLSNGQGLLGHNPLARPGVIRSIGDARGRRKRDEQLTPEEEEKRRVRRERNKLAAAKCRNRRRELTELLQGETEKLEEEKADLQKEIESLQKEKDKLEFMLVAHNPVCKLPTEDRQLAPAHHHQQHQQCAPLPLTMRPNMVARAHVNHVVVKQEPDDVQEAAGKAQHSVIKPICLGGMYCTDADSLNTPVVAASTPAAAANAPNLIFTYPSMLEPDSPSPSSESCSKAHRRSSSSGDQSSDSLNSPTLLAL
- the fosl2 gene encoding fos-related antigen 2 isoform X2, with protein sequence MPGSNSAFIPTINAITTSQDLQWMVQPTVITSMSNPYSRSHPYSHHLSNGQGLLGHNPLARPGVIRSIGDARGRRKRDEQLTPEEEEKRRVRRERNKLAAAKCRNRRRELTELLQGETEKLEEEKADLQKEIESLQKEKDKLEFMLVAHNPVCKLPTEDRQLAPAHHHQQHQQCAPLPLTMRPNMVARAHVNHVVVKQEPDDVQEAAGKAQHSVIKPICLGGMYCTDADSLNTPVVAASTPAAAANAPNLIFTYPSMLEPDSPSPSSESCSKAHRRSSSSGDQSSDSLNSPTLLAL